In the genome of Planococcus donghaensis, the window GCTAGATTTTAAACCGTTCCAAGCTTTTAAGTTACTAACTGACACTTTTTGTGATTTTGAAATTTTGTAGAGGGTATCTCCACGTTTCACTGTGTATATTGTCGAACTTCCGCTTTTAGAAGTAGATGCTTTTTTAGAAACTGTTTTTACTGTTGTCTTTTTTAATTTTATTTTTTGGTTTGGATAAATCGTATTAGATTTTAAACCGTTCCAAGCTTTTAAGTTACTAACTGACACATTGTTCATTTTTGAAATTTTATATAGGGAATCTCCACTTTTTACTATGTATACGTTTGATGCTGCTGAACTTTCAATCGAAGTGCCTAGGAATAAAATCAGTGCAAAACTCAAGACCATCAATAGTTTTTTCAATCCGCTATCCCCTTTGCTTTTTCTTAGTACAACCAAAATAGCACGGCAATATTACAAACGTGTAACAATTAGAGATAAGTTTCATTACAATATGACTTCTTTTTGTGACATAAGTATGGTTAAGGCTTAATTTTTATCCTAAATAATGGGTTTTTAAAAGACTTTTAGACCATTTCATATGTTGCACTTGAAATATATTCCCCGGGAAATAAAAAACACGCACTCTCAAAGAGTACGTGTCAGCTTATTTATTTATTTGCTTTATGAACTTTCAATGTTTTGCCTTTAACGGTCTTATCTTTCATTGCTTTTAATACCATCGGACCTTTGCCATTTAAAATATCGATATACGTTACCGTATCTTGAATTTTAATGATCCCGATATCTTCAGCTGTCACTCCGGGAATACTTGTTAACGTTCCTACAAAGTCAAAAGCACGGAGTTTCTTTTTCTTACCACCGTTAAAATACAGTTTCAGAATATCTTTATTGACTTGCTCGTTTTTGTTTTTCTTTAATTTCGGACGACTTTCTAGTTTTTCTGTAAATGCCTGCATCGCTGCATCCACTTCATGAACAGAAGGTGCGGTTCTATGTGGAATTTCAAATCCGATATAGCTTTCAATTTCAGCTAAAAATTTATCTTCGTTTGGCGTTACAAACGAAATGGCTTTACCTGTTTTCCCAGCACGTCCTGTACGACCTGAACGGTGCACGTAACTTTCTTTTTCCATTGGTAAGTCGTAATTGATGACATGCGTGATGCTGTCAATGTCAATTCCACGAGCTGCTACGTCAGTTGCTACTAAATATCGGAATTCTCCACGCTTAAATTCGTTCATAACCGCCGTCCGGTCTTCTTGCAACATGCCACCATGCAATTTATCACATGTGTAATAATGTTTTTCTAATTGTTCCATTACAAAGTCAACATTGTCTTTTGTGCGACAAAAAATAATACAGCTATCCGGATTTTCCACAATCGTCACATCACGTAATAGTGAAAACTTCTTTTGCTCTGCTACAACAAATAACGAATGATCAATTTGATCCGTCAACGTTTCTGTAGAGGCAATTTCGATATGTTGAGGATCAATCATGTACTTTTTCTGTAGTTTTTCTACATTTTCAGGCAATGTTGCTGAAAAAAGCATCGTTGTCCGCTGTTTTGGCAATTTGTTAATAATTGCTTCTACTTGTTCAACAAACCCCATATTCAACATTTCATCTGCTTCGTCAAGAACAAGATACTCAATTTGCTCTAATTTTAATGTTCCACGCTCGATATGATCCAACACACGACCTGGAGTGCCAACTACAACATGGCATTTCTGCTTGAGTTCTGCTTGCTGATAAGCAAATGGTTGTTTACCGTAAACTGCTGCAGCTTTAATACGTTTAAAACGCCCAATATTTGTTATGTCTTCTTTTACTTGGTCTGCCAGTTCACGTGTTGGCGTCAAAATCAGCGCTTGCGGTTTGTTTTCTTCCCAGTCAACCAGCTCACATATCGGAATACCGAATGCTGCTGTTTTCCCACTACCGGTTTGCGACTTTACTGTTAGGTCAGTCTTAGAAAGGGCTACAGGGATAACTTTTTCCTGTACTTCTGTCGGTTTTGTATACCCAAGGCCATCAAGTGCTTTTACGATTTGTTCACTAATATTGTATTCGTTAAATTTTTTGTTACTCATAATTATTCTCCATCTCCGTTCAAAAATTTCAGGTTCTTTTATTATCGCACGGATTAGAAAATTCTGCAGTTAAACGATTATTAAGTTATATCTAGTTTTCTTACGCTACTTGTTATTGATCCATTAAGCTTACTGAAACTTTTACGTCCAAAGACTGACTACCTCCACGGTATACACCTTGAACTGGGCTCACATCATTGTAATCTCGCCCAACCCCAACACGGATGTGACTTTCTAATGCCTCTACATTGTTCGTTGGATCTAAGCCAACCCACCCAATACCTGGCACCATTACTTCTACCCAGGCGTGACTCGCAGCATCACCAACAAGTGCAGAGTTTTCACCCACATACAAATAGCCGCTAACGTAACGAGCTGGTATATGCTTACTACGCAAGATACCAAGCATCACGTGGGTGATATCTTGGCAAACCCCTTTTTTAAGAGAAAATGATTCTTCTGCTTTTGTATGAACCGTAGTAGAATCTCCGTCATACGTAAAGTGTTGATGAATATATTCCATGACATCAATCGCATATTGTACCGGATTTTTCATCATTCCAAGTTCACGATCAATTTGACTCATTTGTTCGGGAGTTAAATACGTGTAAGCTGTATTGCTTAAAAAGGCCAAATAATGCTCCCCAAACAATTGCGAATGAAAAATAGCATTCATTTCCGGAGAATAATCGATTCGATGGATAAACGGACTTTTTTGAATACTGACAATAGAGCTGGTTTTAACTTCTAAATGTTGATGATGCTCCGCAATGAAAAAGGTTT includes:
- a CDS encoding DEAD/DEAH box helicase encodes the protein MSNKKFNEYNISEQIVKALDGLGYTKPTEVQEKVIPVALSKTDLTVKSQTGSGKTAAFGIPICELVDWEENKPQALILTPTRELADQVKEDITNIGRFKRIKAAAVYGKQPFAYQQAELKQKCHVVVGTPGRVLDHIERGTLKLEQIEYLVLDEADEMLNMGFVEQVEAIINKLPKQRTTMLFSATLPENVEKLQKKYMIDPQHIEIASTETLTDQIDHSLFVVAEQKKFSLLRDVTIVENPDSCIIFCRTKDNVDFVMEQLEKHYYTCDKLHGGMLQEDRTAVMNEFKRGEFRYLVATDVAARGIDIDSITHVINYDLPMEKESYVHRSGRTGRAGKTGKAISFVTPNEDKFLAEIESYIGFEIPHRTAPSVHEVDAAMQAFTEKLESRPKLKKNKNEQVNKDILKLYFNGGKKKKLRAFDFVGTLTSIPGVTAEDIGIIKIQDTVTYIDILNGKGPMVLKAMKDKTVKGKTLKVHKANK